Genomic DNA from Lepus europaeus isolate LE1 chromosome 15, mLepTim1.pri, whole genome shotgun sequence:
gacccatatgggtgccagctcaagtcctggctgccccacttcctatctagctccctgctggtgcacctgggggaGTAACcgaggaccttgggcccctgcacccatgtgagagacccggaagaagcccctggctcctggcttcaaatcagctcagcttctgccattgtggccagttgggaagtgaaccagtggatggaagacctctctttctctctgtctctacctttctctgtaaactctgattatcaaataaataaaataaacctttaaaaaatgttcatttagcCATTCATTTAGATTGCAGTGGATAAAGACTTGCTAGGCCCCTGCCCTATTGGAGCTCACCTTCTGATAGGCAATTTaaataatgaacaaataaacaaatgcagaaataatTCTGGGGAGTGATAAGGACTTCAAGAAAACTAACAAGGGGCATTTGACTGAGAGGCAGGTAAACAACTTTACAGAGgaagaatagaaaaagatatcTGAGGAGGTTGCAATGAGCTGTCATGAAAAGAATGAGCCAGTCTTCCAAAGATCTTATGGAAACAAAAGATTCAAAGACTTTAAAGTAGGGGTGAACTTGGTGGGTTTAATGATAGAAAAAAGATCAGGGGCATTAGAAGAGTAAGAAGACACAGCTCTACTTCCTTGActctgggttcttttttttttttttttttaagatttatttgtttacttatttgaaaggcatagttccAGAGACAGTGaacaacagacagagagagctcttcgatcctctggttcactccccaaatggccacaataacctgaactggaccaagctgaaaccagaagccaggaacctcttccggatctcccacataggtgcagggactcaagcacttggaccattctctgatgctttcccaggcacattagtagggagctggattggaagcagagcagccaggactttaactggtgcccatatgagatgctagtggtgcaggtcatggcttaacccactgtgccacagcaccaaccccaactcTATTCTGATAACTGCACCCACACTATTTTTGTTTCAAAGTGGGTAGAAAAATGAGTAGAAGACATGGAATCTGCAGTCTTAGAGGATTGTCAGCCAATAAAGTGCTATGGGCTAGTGATTAAAGCAGTGAGTTTGGAGCAGCAAACCAGGTTCAGTTATGGCTCTTAACTGCCAGTTGTGTGATGCAATCTCTCAGGGCCTCTATCCTCTCATTCACTAAATGAGGGTCAGAAATATAaagtttgtaattttatttggaaCGTCTAGGAGAATATCACAAATTGCTTAGCCATTCAAGATGGCTGTGTTACTGGAGATGGCTGTTCAGAGGTTCTTGAAAGAAAGAACTCAGATGTGAAACAGAGAGTAGCAGTAAGCTTGCTAGTCAGGATTAATGAAGAGGCAGGCTTCTCAATAAAGGACTGAGAATCCAGTCTGTATTCAGAgtggagtttttgtttgtttatttttcaatttatttttattaaacactGTATAACACATTGTATGTTGCATAATACATTACACAACTATCTAACAGGGGTAGATGACCATAACTGAGTTATTTTTTCATCAGTCAGGATAATGCGTCTTTAATCAATGTTCTCTCATAGTAACGATTAACTCCAGAGAtgcacttctttctttttcattatctttttcaagagagagaaggagaggcagagagagagagagagagagagagagaccccaattggctacaatggcctgatctgtgccaatccaaagccaggagccaggaacaagccGGCCCCACCTATTTCTTTCCATCAAACTCCATTGACAATTAAAATGGGCATTCCTTTTTCACTTGTGCCCATAGGTGAACTTGTGAATGGACGCCGTGATCACTCCAGAGATACTCAAACACAAGCCATGATGGCAGCCCCAGGCAGAATCTCAAACCACATATCGAAACTCTACATTTAAGCCCCTAAAGGTGACCAGGATTTGGCTCTCTTCCCAGTAAGCCCCACAGCAGCCTGCAAGAGGATGAGACTGGAGTTTTTATGGACATGAATATGGTCCCcaattctccttccttcctccctctcctaggaAATTGCAAGTAAGGATTTTTCTGGATGTGGAGTTCCCAAAAATCCTACCTAATAGACCCTTTGGTGCTGTGCACCAAGCTAtccccagggagagggctgaAACCCATTTAGCATGGTTATTAAACAAGAGCAATTACTTTAGATGTAATTGCTGGTCGGCTTTTAGGGCTTGTTTCCTCATTCTATCacacatgaatttattttctttaaaagttccCATTTTTATTAGCTCCTCTTAGACACATGGGCTGATGTCTCCCTAGCTACCTTAACAGCTCCATTTGAGAAACTTAATTCATGAGAGAACCAGTGAAagagattatttttgtttcaaaaatttctggCTTTGTAGTCAAAGATATTTGTAgtcaaaattaaaactttaaaaatgctaGATTTTAACATTTACAACTATAAGAATTAATTATACAGCAAATATGTATTCTTCTCCATGTTCAAAAATCTCCCCTCACCCTTTGACACTAAACATCTCAAATGGCAGTGATAAACTGGGAGAGTTTCCCAGAATATCCAGTGATTTTAATCCAGTTGGTCCTAACACAGAAAAAAGGATCCGGTCATTCTGGGTCATCTTTTTGGCCACTCTTCCTTTCGCAGGCAATCTTCCAGAATTATTTCACCCTGGTGAACATTTTGACTCTCTCCTTGACCAGAATTCACATTCCCCAGAATACCAGCATGTGACTGACATCTACCTTTTAGCTAGAGGACTTGTACTCACAAACCAATATGATCTGATATCAACAACAATGAAATAATGAAGTGAGCATGTGATGGTTGAACCATATCTGTGGATTCTACATAGACCTTCAAAGAATAACTTTCTCAAGTTTACTAAAGGAAAACCAATGACTGGTAAACAAAGAGATACCATACTATTTTTGGACTATTAGATAATAGACATAAATATGTTAAACCTGGagataattttcatttcaaaaaagttttaaaatgaaaacattcaggTGGACAGTTGATTaataatttacatataaaataaattttaatataatttacataCAGTAGGCCACTTCACAAAATAATCATAGCATAATAATTTATAGATGCTCCATATGACACCAAGACTGATtgaaaaatcaaatacaaattttatctCTTATATCCAACTGGACTTTTTCTGTTTAAGTAAGAAAATTTGCAGTGTAAGAAATGGCTGAATAGGCCTTTCCAGTGATACCCTGGCTTTGTGAGTGAAAAGAACATGATGGCCTCCTCAGAAACAGACctgaaaagagaaaagcaatgttGTCACATAGAATAGGattagaaaccacaaacaaagcaGCACTGTAATTTCCAAAATGTCTTTTCCTGGTATGTACTGGTGAGGGGTAAAATGGTCCAAATAGGCTCTCCCATAGGTAGGTCAGCCAGTGAGGCATATCAGCAATTTTAAGGGTGTAAGTTATGTGTTTAGATTTGTTGTTAAAGCAGTCCTTTTGTCCCCAGGGCTGAGGAGGAATAGATAATCTCATTCATGCCTGATAGGAGAGAATATAAGTTTATAGTATCCACAGCTGGATGATTTACCTATTTCTATAAAATTTCAATAGTATATAAGCCTTGACTCAGCAAATCTCACTTCTTCTAGGGATTTAGACCACAGCTACAAGTGTAAAAATGCAAACTGACTGTTGCTACACAATTATTAACTGCAGCATTGACTGTAACAACCAAAGATTGGAAACCATGTAAATGTCCATCAGGAGGTGATTTCTTAAATAAACTATGATTCATCTACAATTGAATATTATGCAAATGCAGAAATGATTAAGGAAATTTTCTATATCTTGAAATGGAAACACCCTCAAAATACGAGCTGTAATTACTATTTTTTGTGTTAAATAGAGGACATAAGACTACATTTACATCAAAACTCTGGAAGAATATGTACATGGATTCACAAATTTTTGCCTAAGGGTTGGAATGGGAGTTATACACTTTTTACTGAATATCTTTGTAGATGGTTCAAATTTTGAATTGTGTAGGGTATTACTTACTCaacagatgtttttaaaaattcattttgtggTTCAAGCTTGGTGGAAAACAGTATGCtgatatctcaaaaattaaaaatagaataccTTATGATCCAGCAAGTCCACTTCTGACCATATGTATTGAAAATAGGAACTTGAACATATATTTGCACATCCACAttcataacagcattattcacagtagccaaaagtgTAAGGAATTGGTAGgtgaatggttaaagaaaatgtgatatatacaagtaatgaaatactattcagctaaAAAGGAGGAAGTtttgacacatgctacaacacaaatgaaccttgaagacattataCTAAGCGAAATAAGACCATCAAAAAGGATGGACATCATGATTCCTCTTAGATGAACTAATTATAATTGaggctgctgcaggctggaggAAATCGGGATAAGAGAGTTGATAGGCACAGAATCTCCATTCCAGCGAGGTCGTGGTGAATATTGCACGATGTCAATGTATTTAAAGACAAGAAAAGCTGATTTGCCTCCAGTTACCAGGCAGGTGAACTAGTGAAGGGCAGTTGAAGAATCACAAGAGGCCCAAGAGTACTTCGTACATAAGAAACTAAATCTGTATTTTTCTACAACAGGAAGGTTGAATCAACCGTTATAAGAACaacgcggccattggagggtgaaccaatggcaaaaggaagacctttctctctgtctctctctgtcactgtccactctgcctgtcaaaaaaaaaaaaaaaaaaaaaagaacaacacatATCTGAATCTAAGGGTAAAAGTAATCCTccgcgcccaacgtggggctcgaaccCACGACCCTGAGATTAAGAGTCTCATGCTCTACCGACTGAGCTAGCCGGGCACCTCAGGAAGCATGCTCTCGGCTCTTTGAgctgaacaattttttttaaattatattaatactGCATTTTGCAGATGCATTTACTTGTGTTATGATAGAACCACCAAAGCACCTAAGTAGCCAGGGAAATTCAAACTGCGCGGTGCACACATGACAACCACTCCCAATGCCGGccattttcttcctattttatcCTACGAGCGACCTAGTCCTTTTACATCTGTCGTGAATTGCACCGCGAGGAggagacattatgctaagtgaaataagacagtcataAAGGGTAAACATTAATGCATTTGGGAACTTGTCCCGTGCATTTTTAATCAGAAAAGAGAGCAACTTTACACTGCTCGCAGGAGGATAAAGGGCCATCGAAAACCCAGTCCATCCTATCCAATCTGCGAAATATTCGTCCTCTGAAGTtctcttttattgttttgaaaatgtacTAAATAGCAAAActtgaaggagagaaaggaaaaacttATGGAGATGCCGGGGATCGAACCCGGGGCCTCATACATGCAAAGCATGCGCTCTACCACTGAGCTACATCCCCAACCGCAAGTCTGTATCTGTCTTCTTTCTCTTAGAAGTCGTTTAGTACAGGCTGATGCTCTCAAAATGTCTGGAGCTACAAAAATCCGGCACAGGAGAGCTGCAAGGATCTGGTGATAACTCCCGACAAACGGATCTGAGGGACACCTAGAGAGAGGTCTAGGTCTGGTTGCTCACCTGGAAACAGGtgtggaaaaaaagaggaaataattaaGAACCACACAAAATGAATTAGGAGTTCCCAAAATGGGAAGAAGACCGTGTGTAGTATGACacctcttgttttttaaaagggagGACGGGGTAGAATGAAACATTCAGAACTGCCAGATTGAGTGCTTGGAACGGGGCGTGGGCTGTGGGTGATCTTTTCACTGTGAACGGCTTGTATCTTCTGAATTTTCAGCCACTTTTAGATCTGTTCAATCCAAAAAAAGTTTACTGAGTGCCAAGAACTGCTTCTGACGCTGGATTTGAGGCATGAACAAACTCATGTATCCCCTTCTTACAGCTGGCATTCCAGAGAACacaaagtgttacagagaaaacagagacagTAGTGAGGAGGAGTCAATTCTGAACAGTGTGTGTGGTCTGAGCagactttatttacaaagtgataTGGAaacaagagggaggggagaaatgaGTCAGGTATCTGAAAGCAGAAAGATCCAAGCATAGGAAAGAGGGGGGAAAACCCAGGAGGAGGGAGTCTGTCAGACATGGTGCAGGAGTAGCAAGGAGGTCCCTGTGGCTGGAGTGGACCCAACATCAGAGGGTAAACAAAGCTGAAGACAGAGACAATGGGTGCAGAGGATGGGGACCAAGAACAGATAAGGCCTTTAGGTTATTGTGAAGACTTCCACTTTTACTCTGAgggaaggtttattttattttattttattttattttatttatttattttagggaagGTTTTGAGCAGAAGATTAGGATCTGCACTGGGGTGCTGAGGTCTCAAGTCAAGAGAATGGTTCAGATCACACAGAATGCAGACAGAGGCGCAAGGACTGAGCAAAGGCAGGCAGAGGTGGATGAAGCTAGGAAAGTAGGCAGTCGCTAATGTAGGAATAAACTCAGGGCAAGGCAATGTCCTACAAGGTGCTGAGAAGTAGTGTCAGGAAGACGGGAGCATCCGATTGCAGTGGAAGTGGTCTTAGAATTTGGATTAGAATCGCAGCAGAGGTCTCTGGTGACACTGAGGGTCACCAGAACGACTTTCAAGGAGGGTATGGTGAAAACCTGAGCTGAGTGGCCTCAGAGGGAATCAGGAGAGAGAGTGCGGAAGCAGATTGATGGCAGCTCTGAATGGGGGCTGTGGAAATGAGCTGGAGAGACAAGATAACTTGGAGGGGGGAGATTACACCGAATAAAGTGGGAAAATGATTATAAATGTATTACTTGTTCAAAGATTAAATAAAGAATGGGGGAAGACAGTTGTCGGATAGATGGATACAAAAGTGGATACAAGGCCCAGCTAGGGGTGAAGGGATGTGGCCAGGTTCCAAACCCTAAATTTAGCTCAGCACGGGGCTGGGACAAACCTGTGCTCAGAGAACCTGACGCTGTCACTCAGGCGCCGGGTCCTTATCCTGGCCATGCTGGGTTGGCTCGATCGCAACCTGTAGAGGCGTCCAGCTGGGCTTGgcacccccctcccaccccccaccccccgcagcccATTTCCCGAAGCTGACTGCTGGTGAGGCCTTGAGGGTTTAAGGTAGGGAGGCGACTGAGTGGAGGCTGCCGGTCAaggcaggggctgcaggagccTAGAGCCAGGGCGCGGGACCCCTTCCCAGACTTGAATTGTTTTGTGCCGCCCCGCCAGCTGTCGAGTTTCACCCTCCGGCCGCGGATCCGTGCCAGGTGCACTCTGAGCTTATCTCCGCCTTCCTGGTGTCAGTCCCGCCCTTCCTCTCGCAATGGGCAATCGGAGGCCAGCCCGGACCACAGCGCTCCGGGCCGCGGACAGTAACGTCCAGTAGCCTCCCGGGAGCCTTCCGTTCCGGCTGCGCTGAGGACTTGCATGGCGGCAGTGGGGTCGAGGACCGGCCCCAGAGCCGGGGCAGAGGCGCTGGCGCTGGCGACGGAGCTGCAGGGCGAGGCGACGTGCTCCATCTGCCTAGAGCTCTTCCGGGAGCCTGTGTCTGTCGAGTGCGGCCACAGCTTCTGCCGCGCCTGCATCGCGCGCTGCTGGGAGCGCCCGGGCTTAGGGGCCGCCACTGTGCCCCGAGCGCTGCCCTCCCCTCTACCCTGCCCCCAGTGCCGCGAGCCAGTGCGCCCCAGCCAGCTGCGACCCAACCGGcagctggctgcggtggccacgTTGCTGCGGCGCTTCAGTCTGCCTGCGGCCGCCCCAGGAAAACACGGATCCCCGGAGGCGGCGGCCTCAGGGGCAGCTGTCGGGTGCGCACAGCACGGAGAACCGCTTAAGCTGTACTGCCAGGACGACGGCCGTGCCATTTGCGTGGTGTGCGACCGCGCCCGCGAGCACCGCGAGCACGCGGTGTTGCCTCTGGACGAGGCGGTGCAGGAAGCCAAGGTGAGCTTGGGTCCCATTCCTACGAGTCTCGAGGACTCCCTGCTGTCGTGTAACCTTTCCGCACACGCTATGCGAACGACAGGTTGACAAGCAGTAGGTCCAGGTGAGCCCCTGCCTTGTTTCTCCTATTCCGGGCTGCGGAGCACCGATCACCTCCCATCCCCCACATCATTTCCCTCTGGGACCAATAGTGAGCTGCACGCATGACACCCCAGGAGCTTTGGCAATTTTCCTAACGTCTGTTCCAGGTCTCTGGCCGAGGGTCTTTACCTGCAATAATGGTAGAAATCTTTCTCACACAGATACCTCCACTACCCCCACTCTCATCCCTTTCCCTGGGTCATGGCTCTGCTCAAAGTTCCCACTTAGTGGAGCCCAGTGGGACGACCCACTGGCGGGCGGGCAGAGAAGCAGACTCTTGGGTTAAACAGAAAGCCTGGGCGCCTCCTCGCTGGCTGTTGCTCTGCTAGGCGGTGTAAGCCTAGGTATGTAAGGAGGCCTTGGGCTCTGGGTAAGCCTGCTCTGCTCCAAAGCCGCAAATCACTGGGCTTTCTAACTgtggggaggagagcagaggagaccACAAAGTGGGCTGGGCTGCTGGGAGTCTAGTGTTCTCTCCTTGATTGTGCCCCAGATCCTCTGTGAAAGTGAGGCCCCGGCCTCTGGAGTTCCCTGCAGCTGCCCAGGCAGGCTATATCCATCTTTATTTCCGGAGATGACTTCCACCTGGTGTCCTCCCCAGGGAGTCATAACCTTCCTTTGGCTGCAAGAAGGCACATGTGGGAGTTTCTACAATCCTTTCCCCACAATGACTCCCTTTTCACCCGCAGGAGCTCTTGGAGTCCAGGCTGAAGGTCTTGCAGAAGGAACTGGAAGACTATGAGGTATTCAGGTCCTCTGAAGAGAAGGAGAGCAAGGAACTCCTGGTGAGTGGGATCACCCCTATGCCCCCAAGGTGGGAGGCCACCACTTCAGGGCTCTGCACTGGTAGTATTGGAGTGTGTGCCTAAAGAAGAGCAGGTGGATTTTAGAAAGATAATAGGGTACATGTTATATAGAATGACTGTATAATTTATTATACAAACTAGAGATTTCAAGAGTGAAAGGGACTACTGAAATCACTGTAGAACAGCTGGCCTAAACTGGAACTGCCCTGGTGAGTCAGGGTGTGTATTCACTCTAGTGTTATACAGTGTACCTTTTAGGGCATGTAGCAGTGCCTTGCAATTGAAcatattaatatttatgtatagAAACATGAATATTCAAACTTTGTgggaacataaataaataaggagcTTCGTATCAGAAGGTATGCTACAAAAGGAGTAGtgaaaaaatttctattttcagaagcttttttttttttaattgaaattgacACTAAAGAGAAAGGGCTCAGGGAACTGTTCCCTGGCTCTGCAGAGGGCTAGAGGTTTGAGGACTTGGGTTTGCAGCAGAGAGTGCTCCTTTCCCATCAAATAGGGACGATATTTTGTCAGTCTTAGAATGGGAAGAAAGGTGAAAAGAGAGTCATTTTTGTTAAGGTGAGCCAACATGTGTCATTAGCTGTCATTTTCTATCTTGCAACCTCAATTCTTAGCTCAAGAAATAGGTattgaaagaatgagaaaatcagctaAGGTCTTTTAGGACAGGGCCATTCAGTTCTGAAGCTGACaaatggaggaagagaaaaaacttAAGAATCAGTCTATCCTCAAAGTGAAGGGGGGCAGCAGCACTGTGGCCAGTggtctgcagcacaggcatcctatatggatgctggttcaagtcctggttgctccacttccgatccagctgcttgcttatgcacctaggaaagcagcagagaatggcctaagtccttgggtctctgtacccgcatgagagacctggagaaagctcctggttcctggcttcaaatcagtcattgtggttatttggagagtgaacctgtggatggaagacacccctcccccccatctctacctctctctgtaactctttcaaatagagaaataaaataaaccttaaaaaataaaaaagagaagatggGGGAGGCCCCTTATGTTCAGATGCCTCGGGTCCTTTAAACTGCATTGGTTTACACCTGCATCCCAGAATTTCCCATCTGATCATTCACTTCCCTCAAAAAGGAAGAGCTCACTTCACACTCTAGACCTTTATCCCTCCTTTGCTAGAGAAAGGAATGTGTAGTTCTTCAGTGAGTTTTACAACCACAACTCAGAGGGCCTTCCCACAGCATGTGTAACTTCTTTGCTTCTGACGCTGCTCCCTAAACCATTACTTGGCATCTTCTACTTCTATCCTCCCCAAAACCCTGTCCCCAACTTGTGGCCAGCACattctttataataataaaatgttgagATATTTTTGGCTGTCAGCGTCTGATTGGGGTGCTACTGGAATTTAGTGGTAGAGGTCAGAGGGACTGCTAAACATCCTTCAATGCACAGGACAGCTCcttacaacaaagaattatctggccCCATGTCAATAGTGCTGAAGTTAGGAAATCCTGATTTAGAGTTGTCTTACCTTGTATTCTGTTGCTAAAACACAATACAAGAAactgaataatttataaagaatagaagcTTATTTGGCttgtggttctggaggctgggcaaccaagagcatggtgctggtatctggtgagggcctttttACTGCCTCATAACAAGGCAGAGGGCATCACTTTGCTTACACAGCTAATGCCATCTAGGGGCCTACTCTCATGATCTCATCTAATCTCAATTACATCCCCAAAGCCTCATATCTAAATTCCACTAACATATGTAGTTTTGGAGTTCTAACACATACATTTTGGGAGGACATATTCAAACTCTATGAAGAATATATGGGTTTAATTTGGTTAATATTTTCACCTGTTATTTCCTAGGAAGGCAATATAGTACAGTTGTGTGTTCAGACCCTGGGATCAGACTCTATTAGAACGCTGGCTTGCTACTCATTAGTGatatgtttctctgtctcttcacctgtaaaatgaaaTAGGAAGTATACTTTACCTCATAAGAACTCATAGAAGTTTCCATTGAAAAGTAACTTTGGTAGTCAAACTTCTCCTGGTGAGTAGGCCAGAACCCTACTCACTTGTCACTGGCCATGAAAGGTCTTTTTTATTATACTGATTGTTGTCAACCGAAATGATCATAGTCATTTGGAGAATCAAAGTGGAAATACCAAGTTAATTAAGCTAATCATACTGAGGACTTACACATGGAATAAATCTGAATTTTCTGcttcacaagatttttttttagaaaacttttatttaataaatataaatttcaaagcacaacttttggattatagcggcttttccccccataactaccctctcacctgcaaaccatcccatctcctactccctctcccattccattcttcattaagattcatttttaattatctttatatacagaagatctacttagtatctactaagtaaagatttcaacagtttgcacccacacagacacagaaagtataaagtactgtttgaagtttagttttatcattaattctcatagcacaacacatttaggacagagatcctacatggagagtaagtgcacagtgattctcattgttgatttaacaattgacactctgatttatgacgtcagtaatcacctgaggctcttgtcatgagctgccaaggctatggaagcctctttcaCAAGCTTTTGTTTGATTACAGCTTTCATACTTTTCTTACATGATGGGTGTAGGTAACAAGTCAGATTTACGCAaggctgctttttttctttttaagatttatttatttatttatttgaaaggcaacattagagagagaggtcttccatccgctgatttggttcactccccaaatgaacgcaacagctggagctgagctgatccaaacccaggagcttcttccgtgtctcccatgtggatgcagaggcccaaagacttgggccattctccactgcactatCCTCGAATATtttcataggcacattagcagggagctgggacttgaaccggctaaCCACGCACCCTTTTAgagtgccagtgctacaggctagagctttaacctgctgttccacagcactggccctgaaagtcAGCTTTATATGTGGCTGTCAATTAAAAATCAAGCAGGATACACTCTTTGTTATTAAGGGGTACATTACATTCCCATGTTCTGATGTTATCAATCAGCAGTAAGAGCCAAACAATGGGATGGTTAATCATTCAGACTTTGGAGTCGATAATCACTTTTCCTATTATGGATCTAAGACATAAAGTTTACTCCTTCTTAAGGTACAGTAGATGTTTCCTGGGTCACAGTGTGTTTTGAAAAGTCATGTTACCTAGGTTGCTGACTTCAGGCCATCTTCATAGCACAGACAGTATTCCAGCTTATGTAGCCTTCTGCAGTCACCATTTCAGTCTTAAGTTCACCATATCACACATGTGTTCTTATGAAAAGTTAAAATATCAAGAGTACAAGTCTGTGTCTATAAACAAAGGAGTGAAAAATTCTGCGTATGAAGTTAATGGAAAGAACAGAATGTTAAGCAAAGTAAGTTTGCACACAGCATATTCCCACTTGGGTCTTTGTATGTGTGGTGCTACCTCTGGTCATTGACACaggatttttcttccttctctctactTTTCTGCATTTCCCAGGCTTTATATTTTGAGCATGTGT
This window encodes:
- the TRIM7 gene encoding E3 ubiquitin-protein ligase TRIM7 isoform X3, producing MAAVGSRTGPRAGAEALALATELQGEATCSICLELFREPVSVECGHSFCRACIARCWERPGLGAATVPRALPSPLPCPQCREPVRPSQLRPNRQLAAVATLLRRFSLPAAAPGKHGSPEAAASGAAVGCAQHGEPLKLYCQDDGRAICVVCDRAREHREHAVLPLDEAVQEAKELLESRLKVLQKELEDYEVFRSSEEKESKELLKQMAAEREKVGAEFQALRAFLVEQEGRLLGRLEEMSREVTQKQNENLAQLGAEITQLSKLSNQIQETARKPDLDFLQEFKNTLTRGSSGRTGEGGESGAHLGPQNGQSPPHSLFGSEERAPWTANTGPAQPPLPL
- the TRIM7 gene encoding E3 ubiquitin-protein ligase TRIM7 isoform X4, with protein sequence MAAVGSRTGPRAGAEALALATELQGEATCSICLELFREPVSVECGHSFCRACIARCWERPGLGAATVPRALPSPLPCPQCREPVRPSQLRPNRQLAAVATLLRRFSLPAAAPGKHGSPEAAASGAAVGCAQHGEPLKLYCQDDGRAICVVCDRAREHREHAVLPLDEAVQEAKELLESRLKVLQKELEDYEVFRSSEEKESKELLKQMAAEREKVGAEFQALRAFLVEQEGRLLGRLEEMSREVTQKQNENLAQLGAEITQLSKLSNQIQETARKPDLDFLQEFKNTLTSGAHLGPQNGQSPPHSLFGSEERAPWTANTGPAQPPLPL
- the TRIM7 gene encoding E3 ubiquitin-protein ligase TRIM7 isoform X6 — encoded protein: MAAVGSRTGPRAGAEALALATELQGEATCSICLELFREPVSVECGHSFCRACIARCWERPGLGAATVPRALPSPLPCPQCREPVRPSQLRPNRQLAAVATLLRRFSLPAAAPGKHGSPEAAASGAAVGCAQHGEPLKLYCQDDGRAICVVCDRAREHREHAVLPLDEAVQEAKELLESRLKVLQKELEDYEVFRSSEEKESKELLEFKNTLTRGSSGRTGEGGESGAHLGPQNGQSPPHSLFGSEERAPWTANTGPAQPPLPL
- the TRIM7 gene encoding E3 ubiquitin-protein ligase TRIM7 isoform X5 encodes the protein MAAVGSRTGPRAGAEALALATELQGEATCSICLELFREPVSVECGHSFCRACIARCWERPGLGAATVPRALPSPLPCPQCREPVRPSQLRPNRQLAAVATLLRRFSLPAAAPGKHGSPEAAASGAAVGCAQHGEPLKLYCQDDGRAICVVCDRAREHREHAVLPLDEAVQEAKELLESRLKVLQKELEDYEVFRSSEEKESKELLKQMAAEREKVGAEFQALRAFLVEQEGRLLGRLEEMSREVTQKQNENLAQLGAEITQLSKLSNQIQETARKPDLDFLQEFKNTLTRVLVLQVQQCAWPQANCSLF